Proteins found in one Oncorhynchus mykiss isolate Arlee chromosome 17, USDA_OmykA_1.1, whole genome shotgun sequence genomic segment:
- the mb gene encoding myoglobin produces MADFDMVLKCWGPVEADYNKHGGLVLSRLFAEHPDTLKLFPKFAGIAAGDLSGNAAVAAHGATVLKKLGELLKAKGDHAAIKLLATTHATKHKIALNNFMLITEIICNVMGEEAGLDGAGQEALRQVMGVIIAEIDVTYKELGFTG; encoded by the exons ATGGCTGACTTTGACATGGTTCTGAAGTGCTGGGGGCCAGTGGAGGCTGACTACAACAAACACGGAGGACTGGTTCTGAGCCG TCTGTTTGCAGAGCACCCAGACACCCTGAAGTTGTTCCCTAAGTTCGCAGGCATCGCCGCGGGCGACCTGTCAGGGAACGCAGCAGTAGCTGCCCACGGGGCCACTGTGCTTAAGAAGCTGGGTGAGCTGCTGAAAGCTAAAGGTGACCACGCTGCCATCAAGCTCCTGGCAACCACCCACGCCACCAAGCACAAGATTGCCCTCAACAACTTCATG CTCATCACTGAGATCATCTGCAACGTGATGGGTGAGGAGGCAGGGCTGGACGGGGCAGGACAGGAAGCTCTGAGGCAGGTGATGGGTGTGATCATAGCTGAAATCGATGTCACCTACAAGGAGCTGGGCTTTACTGGCTAA
- the LOC110493457 gene encoding serine hydrolase-like protein has translation MQTLKGVRHLMTSATMKQAVSEFNMPVPWGEIRGKVWGPDHGRPILCLHGWADNCGTFNTLIPLLPKEWKYVAVDMAGHGLSSHRPPGVFYSFPAYVADIRRVIGALQWKRFSIIGHCMGGNVAGMFSALYPEMVDSVVLLDSYGFLPTDAKELHTVIRQGFEGMLEFEKKKDEKKEKVYTYENALMRLLAANPSLSEQSAHILLERGLAQVGGGVVFTRDFRINLKNVVRVSLEQSLELQSRIQARVLVVLAEEGFEKMFSEPQQKTFTSTLLQGYKDQRGMVVNVPGDHHVHLNTPETVAQLITDFLQKEAPSHSTAEDTQAAKL, from the exons ATGCAAACTTTGAAAGGAGTCAGACACTTGATGACATCAGCTACCATGAAACAAGCAG TGTCAGAGTTCAATATGCCAGTGCCGTGGGGAGAGATAAGGGGCAAGGTCTGGGGTCCTGACCATGGTCGACCAATACTCTGCCTGCACGGCTGGGCAGACAACTGTGGCACTTTCAACACTCTCATTCCACTGCTGCCAAAAG AGTGGAAGTATGTAGCTGTGGATATGGCTGGCCATGGTCTCTCCTCTCATCGACCTCCTGGAGTCTTCTACAGCTTTCCTGCTTATGTGGCTGACATACGGCGGGTCATTGGAG CTCTCCAATGGAAGAGATTCTCTATTATCGGACACTGTATGG GTGGCAATGTAGCTGGAATG TTCAGTGCATTGTATCCAGAGATGGTGGATTCAGTGGTTCTCCTGGACTCCTATGGATTCTTACCCACAGACGCA AAGGAATTGCATACGGTGATAAGACAGGGATTTGAAGGAATGCTTGAGTTTGAGAAGAAGAAAGATGAGAAGAAAGAGAAGGTTTACACCTATGAGAACGCATTGATGAG GCTTTTGGCAGCAAACCCCTCTCTCTCGGAGCAGTCAGCCCACATTCTTCTAGAACGAGGACTCGCTCAGGTTGGAGGAG GGGTGGTGTTCACCCGAGACTTTAGAATCAACCTG AAAAACGTTGTGCGTGTCAGTCTGGAGCAGAGTCTGGAGTTGCAGTCCAGGATACAGGCCAGAGTTCTAGTAGTGCT GGCGGAGGAGGGGTTTGAGAAGATGTTTTCTGAACCACAACAGAAGACCTTTACCTCAACACTACTTCAAGGGTATAAAGACCAAAGA ggcatgGTGGTTAACGTACCTGGTGATCATCATGTCCACCTGAACACCCCTGAGACTGTGGCCCAACTCATCACTGACTTCCTCCAGAAAGAAGCTCCTTCACACAGCACTGCAGAGGATACACAGGCAGCCAAGTTATAA